One window of Pectobacterium carotovorum genomic DNA carries:
- a CDS encoding TIGR00645 family protein, producing MERFIENLMYSSRWLLAPVYLGLSLGLLALAIKFFQEVFHVLPNILDIAEADLVLVLLSLIDMTLVGGLLVMVMLSGYENFVSALDISKGREKLNWLGKMDSGSLKNKVAASIVAISSIHLLRVFMDARNIPDNKLMWYVIIHLTFVLSALVMGYLDRMSRYEKSKTA from the coding sequence ATGGAACGTTTTATTGAGAATCTGATGTATTCATCGCGCTGGTTGCTTGCCCCTGTTTATCTCGGGCTGTCGCTGGGTTTACTGGCGCTAGCGATCAAATTTTTCCAGGAGGTGTTCCACGTCCTGCCCAATATTCTGGATATCGCTGAAGCGGATTTGGTGTTAGTGCTGTTGTCACTGATCGATATGACGCTGGTTGGCGGATTGCTGGTGATGGTGATGCTGTCCGGCTACGAGAATTTTGTCTCAGCGCTGGATATCTCCAAAGGCAGAGAAAAGCTGAACTGGCTTGGTAAGATGGACTCCGGCTCGCTGAAAAATAAAGTTGCCGCCTCGATTGTCGCTATCTCGTCGATTCACCTGCTGCGTGTGTTCATGGATGCCCGTAACATCCCGGATAACAAATTGATGTGGTACGTAATTATCCATTTGACGTTTGTGCTGTCTGCACTTGTCATGGGATATCTGGATCGCATGTCGCGTTACGAGAAAAGCAAAACGGCATAA
- a CDS encoding NADP-dependent oxidoreductase, whose translation MKAKTMKAFTFKCYGKSPELGFDDVDYPSLNPDEILVKVYAVGLNPIDNMIPTGIFKPVLHFKLPATLGSDLSGVVVAVGSRVTRFTPGDEIFASIFDMGTGSLAEFAVVPESAAAIKPANLDFVQAASLPMVSLTSWQALTERARLRPGQKVFIPAGSGGIGSFAIQLAKHLGAKVGTTTSSGNVGWVSGLGADEVVDYKKQEFEKVLSGYDIVLGTVRGDSIEKSTQILKPSGKIVSLTGPLDTAFARARGLNFLLRFVFRMMSRKIMRLAKKRGLNYSFLFVRPDGNQLTQIGKLIEAEQIKPVIDKVFPFTEAKEALAYLAQGHAKGKVIVKMQE comes from the coding sequence ATGAAGGCTAAGACGATGAAAGCATTTACATTTAAATGCTATGGTAAATCTCCTGAGTTGGGGTTCGATGACGTAGATTATCCTTCACTCAACCCTGATGAAATCCTGGTTAAAGTTTATGCTGTTGGCCTGAACCCGATTGATAACATGATCCCAACCGGAATATTTAAGCCGGTTTTGCATTTTAAGCTTCCCGCGACATTAGGCAGCGACTTGTCCGGGGTTGTTGTTGCCGTTGGGAGTCGCGTGACGCGTTTCACGCCAGGCGACGAAATCTTTGCCAGCATTTTTGACATGGGAACGGGATCTCTTGCCGAATTTGCAGTGGTGCCTGAAAGCGCCGCAGCAATCAAACCCGCAAACCTGGATTTCGTGCAGGCAGCCTCGCTCCCGATGGTGAGCCTAACGTCTTGGCAAGCGCTGACAGAACGAGCCAGGTTGAGGCCTGGTCAGAAGGTTTTCATCCCGGCAGGTTCCGGGGGAATTGGCAGTTTTGCGATCCAACTGGCGAAACACCTTGGCGCAAAAGTGGGAACGACAACAAGTTCAGGTAACGTCGGGTGGGTGAGTGGTCTTGGTGCAGACGAAGTGGTTGATTATAAGAAGCAAGAATTCGAAAAGGTGCTGAGCGGCTACGATATTGTTCTCGGCACTGTCAGAGGTGATTCAATTGAAAAATCAACCCAAATTCTAAAACCCAGTGGAAAGATTGTTTCTCTCACCGGGCCGTTAGATACCGCGTTCGCACGAGCCCGGGGATTAAACTTCTTGCTGCGTTTTGTGTTCAGGATGATGAGCCGCAAGATTATGCGTCTTGCGAAAAAACGGGGACTGAACTATTCATTTCTCTTTGTTCGTCCTGATGGCAATCAACTCACCCAAATCGGCAAACTCATAGAAGCTGAACAAATCAAGCCAGTGATCGACAAGGTATTCCCCTTTACAGAGGCGAAAGAGGCTCTTGCCTACCTTGCCCAAGGGCATGCGAAAGGAAAAGTGATTGTGAAGATGCAGGAGTAA
- the zapA gene encoding cell division protein ZapA, whose translation MSAQPVDIQIFGRSLRVNCPPEQQDALNQAAEDLNQRLQDLKVRTRVTNTEQLVFIAALNVCHELAQERGKTRDYASNMEQRIRMLQQTIEQALLEQGKITERQGAQFE comes from the coding sequence ATGTCTGCACAACCAGTAGATATTCAAATTTTTGGCCGTTCGTTAAGAGTAAATTGCCCGCCAGAACAACAGGATGCGTTGAATCAGGCGGCGGAAGATCTTAACCAGCGGTTGCAAGATCTTAAAGTTCGCACTAGAGTCACAAACACTGAGCAATTGGTGTTTATTGCCGCGCTGAATGTGTGCCATGAGCTGGCACAGGAGCGGGGTAAGACGCGTGATTATGCATCGAATATGGAACAGCGTATTCGTATGTTGCAGCAGACGATCGAACAGGCGTTGCTGGAGCAAGGCAAGATCACTGAACGTCAGGGTGCACAATTTGAATAA
- a CDS encoding NADP-dependent oxidoreductase translates to MLQTNQINRRVVLAQRPHGAPTQETFRLEQQPVPQVDSGHILLRTVFLSLDPYMRGRMSDAPSYAKPVELNDVMVGGTISRVVESKHPDYQVGDWVLSYSGWQDYALSDGKGLTNLGQSPTNPSYALGVLGMPGFTAYMGLTDIGQPKAGETLVVAAATGPVGATVGQIGKLKGCRVVGVAGGAEKCRYAVEVLGFDACLDHRADDFAEQLKQACPQGIDIYFENVGGKVFDAVLPLLNTSSRIPVCGLVSGYNAIGLPDGPDRLPLLMGTILKKRIRMQGFIIFDDYGHRFDEFWKDVSPWVEEGKIKYREEIVDGLENAPEAFIGLLHGRNFGKLVVRIGPDA, encoded by the coding sequence ATGCTGCAAACCAATCAAATTAACCGCCGTGTGGTTCTGGCTCAGCGCCCGCACGGCGCGCCAACACAAGAGACTTTCCGTCTGGAACAGCAGCCTGTCCCACAGGTTGATTCAGGACATATTCTGCTGCGTACGGTGTTCCTTTCCCTTGACCCTTATATGCGTGGCCGCATGAGCGACGCGCCTTCTTATGCCAAACCCGTCGAACTGAATGACGTGATGGTCGGCGGGACAATCAGCCGAGTGGTGGAGTCAAAACACCCCGATTATCAGGTAGGTGATTGGGTATTGTCCTACAGCGGCTGGCAGGACTATGCGCTTTCGGACGGTAAAGGGTTAACGAATCTGGGACAGTCGCCCACCAATCCTTCCTATGCGTTGGGCGTGCTGGGTATGCCGGGCTTCACTGCGTATATGGGACTAACGGATATCGGCCAGCCTAAAGCGGGTGAAACGCTGGTGGTGGCCGCCGCGACAGGCCCGGTTGGTGCGACGGTCGGCCAGATCGGGAAACTGAAAGGCTGCCGTGTCGTTGGCGTGGCAGGTGGCGCAGAGAAATGTCGCTACGCGGTTGAGGTTCTGGGGTTTGATGCTTGCCTCGATCACCGGGCGGATGATTTTGCAGAACAGCTGAAACAAGCCTGCCCGCAGGGAATCGATATCTACTTTGAAAACGTCGGCGGGAAAGTTTTTGATGCCGTGCTGCCGCTGCTGAATACCTCGTCGCGCATTCCAGTGTGCGGACTCGTCTCTGGCTACAATGCCATAGGGTTACCGGATGGGCCAGATCGCCTACCGCTACTGATGGGAACGATCCTGAAGAAACGTATTCGGATGCAGGGATTCATTATCTTTGATGATTATGGTCATCGCTTTGATGAGTTCTGGAAGGATGTTTCGCCATGGGTGGAGGAAGGTAAGATCAAATATCGGGAAGAGATTGTCGACGGGTTGGAAAATGCCCCAGAGGCCTTTATCGGCCTGCTGCACGGCCGAAACTTCGGTAAGTTAGTGGTCAGAATCGGGCCAGATGCCTGA
- a CDS encoding 5-formyltetrahydrofolate cyclo-ligase encodes MSSSDSSSSALLDTSLSSTASSRQQIRQAVRQQRRLLTPEQQSRFAQQASERVMVHPKIIQADSVAVFLSFDGELDTHPLIQQLWQQEKRVYLPVLHPFRTGHLLFLRYAPDTELVRNRLKIMEPRLDVRQVLPLPQLDVLLTPLVAFDHQGQRLGMGGGFYDRTLQYRNYTSRGPYPIGLAHDCQQVDALPVESWDIPLPEIITPSRHWQWNSR; translated from the coding sequence ATGTCATCTTCTGATTCATCTTCATCGGCACTTCTCGATACTTCACTTTCTTCTACGGCGTCATCGCGTCAGCAGATTCGTCAGGCTGTGCGTCAGCAGCGTCGTTTACTGACGCCAGAGCAGCAGTCGCGCTTTGCGCAGCAGGCGAGTGAACGCGTCATGGTGCACCCGAAAATCATACAGGCAGATAGCGTCGCAGTATTTCTGTCATTTGATGGTGAACTGGATACGCACCCGCTTATTCAACAGCTGTGGCAGCAGGAGAAACGCGTTTATTTGCCGGTTCTGCATCCGTTTCGTACCGGGCATCTGTTGTTCCTGCGCTATGCACCGGACACTGAACTGGTGCGCAATCGTCTGAAGATTATGGAGCCACGTCTGGATGTGCGTCAGGTGCTGCCGTTACCGCAGTTGGACGTCCTGCTGACGCCGCTGGTGGCGTTTGATCATCAGGGACAGCGGCTGGGTATGGGGGGCGGGTTTTACGACCGTACGTTGCAGTATCGCAACTATACATCTCGCGGGCCTTATCCGATCGGTCTGGCCCACGATTGTCAGCAGGTTGACGCACTACCAGTGGAAAGTTGGGATATTCCGCTG
- a CDS encoding YecA family protein, whose protein sequence is MSIENTFPAYEGLDQLLHQQQVALTAAEMHGLISGMLCGGNHDDSWRTLVFELTNEGMAFTQTLSQPLQELYQATCEALEDDGFLFQLFLPDDSQDDVSVFDRADALAGWVNHFLLGLGVAQPQLNKAKGELKEAIEDLRNIAQLGYDEDEDQEELEQSLEEVIEYVRVSAILCHTEFTSQRVVTAPEQQKPTLH, encoded by the coding sequence ATGTCTATAGAGAATACGTTTCCTGCCTATGAAGGCCTTGACCAACTGCTTCACCAACAGCAGGTCGCGCTGACCGCAGCAGAAATGCACGGTTTGATCAGTGGGATGCTGTGTGGTGGAAACCATGACGACAGCTGGAGAACGCTGGTTTTTGAACTGACTAACGAAGGCATGGCGTTTACCCAAACGCTGTCGCAGCCGCTTCAGGAGCTGTATCAGGCCACGTGTGAAGCGCTGGAAGATGATGGCTTTCTGTTCCAGCTTTTCCTGCCGGACGACTCGCAGGATGACGTGAGCGTTTTCGATCGCGCCGACGCGCTGGCAGGCTGGGTCAACCACTTCCTGCTCGGGCTGGGCGTGGCTCAGCCACAGTTGAACAAAGCCAAAGGCGAGCTGAAAGAAGCTATCGAAGATTTACGCAACATCGCACAGCTGGGCTACGACGAAGATGAAGACCAGGAAGAACTAGAGCAATCACTGGAAGAAGTGATTGAGTATGTTCGCGTTTCTGCCATTTTGTGCCATACCGAATTTACCAGCCAACGCGTTGTGACTGCGCCCGAACAGCAAAAGCCAACGCTGCACTAA
- the ubiI gene encoding FAD-dependent 2-octaprenylphenol hydroxylase — translation MQSFDVVIAGGGMVGLALACGLQGSGLRIAVLEKQAAEPQPLGKDHALRVSAINAASECLLRHIGVWENLVTQRVSPYNDMQVWDKDSFGKISFSGEEFGFSHLGHIIENPVIQQVLWQRASQLSDITLLSPASLKQVAWGENEAFITLQDDSMLTARLVVAADGAHSWLRQHADIPLTFWDYGHHALVATIRTEHPHQSVARQTFHGDGILAFLPLDEPHLCSIVWSLSPEQAQAMQSLPADEFNRQVAMAFDIRLGLCELESERQTFPLTGRYARSFAAHRLVLVGDAAHTIHPLAGQGVNLGFMDVAELIAEVKRLQAQGKDIGQHLYLRRYERRRKHSAAVMLASMQGFRELFDGDNPAKKLLRDVGLVLADKLPGIKPTLVRQAMGLHDLPDWLSAGK, via the coding sequence ATGCAATCATTCGACGTGGTTATTGCCGGTGGCGGTATGGTCGGTCTGGCGCTAGCCTGCGGCTTACAGGGCAGCGGCCTGCGTATCGCCGTGCTGGAGAAACAGGCGGCCGAACCTCAGCCGCTTGGGAAAGACCATGCCCTGCGCGTCTCCGCCATTAATGCCGCCAGCGAATGTCTCCTGCGCCATATCGGCGTCTGGGAAAACCTCGTGACGCAACGCGTTAGTCCTTACAACGATATGCAGGTGTGGGACAAAGACAGCTTCGGTAAAATCAGCTTTAGCGGCGAAGAATTCGGCTTTTCCCATCTTGGGCATATCATTGAAAACCCGGTGATTCAGCAGGTACTGTGGCAACGCGCCTCTCAGTTAAGCGACATCACCCTGCTCTCCCCCGCATCGTTAAAACAGGTTGCCTGGGGCGAGAACGAAGCCTTCATTACGTTGCAGGACGATAGCATGCTGACCGCCCGGCTGGTCGTCGCTGCGGACGGCGCCCATTCGTGGTTGCGTCAGCATGCGGATATTCCGCTGACCTTTTGGGACTACGGCCATCACGCGTTGGTCGCCACTATTCGAACTGAACACCCTCATCAGTCCGTCGCGCGTCAGACGTTTCACGGCGACGGTATTCTGGCGTTCTTGCCGCTGGACGAGCCTCACCTTTGTTCGATTGTCTGGTCGCTTTCACCGGAACAGGCTCAAGCGATGCAGAGCTTGCCTGCCGACGAGTTCAATCGTCAGGTCGCGATGGCGTTTGATATACGTTTGGGGCTGTGTGAGCTGGAAAGCGAGCGCCAGACTTTCCCACTGACTGGGCGCTACGCCCGCAGTTTTGCGGCACACCGGCTGGTGCTGGTCGGCGACGCGGCGCACACCATTCACCCGCTGGCAGGACAAGGTGTCAATCTGGGCTTTATGGATGTCGCCGAACTGATTGCGGAAGTGAAGCGCTTACAGGCGCAGGGCAAAGACATCGGCCAACACCTTTATCTGCGACGCTATGAACGTCGCCGCAAACATAGCGCTGCGGTGATGCTCGCCAGCATGCAGGGGTTCCGCGAACTGTTTGACGGTGACAATCCGGCGAAAAAGCTGCTGCGCGATGTCGGTTTGGTGTTGGCAGACAAACTGCCCGGCATTAAACCCACGCTGGTTCGTCAGGCAATGGGATTACACGATCTACCAGACTGGCTTAGCGCCGGAAAATAA
- the pepP gene encoding Xaa-Pro aminopeptidase: MNPQEFLRRRQGLLEKMAPGSAAIIFAAPEAQRNADSDYPYRQNSDFWYFTGFNEPEAVLLLVKSDAKHHHSVIFNRVRDLTAEIWFGRRLGQEAAPAKLGVDRALPFGEIGAQLHLLLNGLDVVYHAQGQYDYADKLVFAALDTLRNGSRQSFAAPATLTDWRPWVHEMRLFKSPEEISVMRRACEITALAHTRAMQKCRPGMYEYQLEGEIHHEFTRHGARYPSYNTIVGSGDNACILHYTENETQMRDGDLVLIDAGCEYKSYAGDITRTFPVNGKFTAPQRAIYDIVLRSQLRALELFGPGRSIREVNEEVVRIMVSGLIKLGVLKGEVEELIAEQAHRQFFMHGLSHWLGLDVHDVGNYGTTDRGRPLEPGMVLTIEPGLYIAPDAKVPQQYRGIGVRIEDNIVITESGNENLTAGVTKDADAIEALMAQQHDKQR; the protein is encoded by the coding sequence ATGAATCCACAAGAATTTCTTCGTCGTCGTCAGGGTCTGTTGGAAAAAATGGCACCGGGCAGCGCGGCGATTATTTTTGCCGCGCCGGAAGCACAGCGCAATGCCGACAGTGACTATCCTTATCGTCAAAATAGTGATTTCTGGTATTTCACGGGCTTCAATGAACCAGAAGCCGTTCTGCTGCTGGTAAAAAGCGATGCCAAACATCATCACAGCGTGATCTTCAACCGCGTACGCGATCTGACAGCCGAAATCTGGTTTGGTCGTCGCCTCGGTCAGGAAGCGGCACCCGCTAAACTCGGCGTTGATCGCGCACTGCCATTTGGCGAAATCGGCGCACAGCTGCATCTATTATTGAATGGGCTGGACGTGGTGTACCACGCACAAGGGCAGTACGATTATGCCGACAAGCTGGTCTTCGCCGCGCTGGACACCTTGCGCAACGGCTCCCGTCAGAGCTTTGCTGCCCCTGCTACGCTGACAGACTGGCGCCCGTGGGTGCATGAGATGCGCCTGTTTAAATCACCGGAAGAAATTAGCGTGATGCGCCGCGCCTGTGAAATTACCGCGCTGGCCCACACCCGCGCCATGCAAAAATGCCGTCCCGGCATGTATGAATATCAGCTTGAAGGCGAAATTCATCACGAATTTACCCGTCACGGTGCGCGTTATCCTTCTTACAACACCATCGTAGGCAGCGGTGACAACGCCTGCATCCTGCATTACACCGAAAATGAAACGCAAATGCGTGACGGCGATCTGGTGCTGATTGACGCTGGCTGTGAATACAAAAGCTATGCTGGCGACATTACCCGCACCTTCCCCGTCAACGGCAAATTTACCGCGCCGCAGCGTGCCATTTACGACATCGTGCTGCGCTCACAGCTGCGTGCGCTGGAACTGTTTGGCCCAGGTCGTAGCATCCGTGAAGTGAACGAAGAAGTGGTGCGCATCATGGTCAGCGGGCTTATCAAGCTCGGCGTGCTGAAAGGTGAAGTGGAAGAGCTGATTGCCGAGCAGGCACATCGCCAGTTCTTCATGCACGGCCTCAGCCACTGGCTGGGTCTGGACGTGCACGACGTGGGCAATTACGGCACCACCGATCGGGGCCGTCCGCTTGAACCGGGTATGGTATTGACCATCGAGCCGGGTCTTTACATCGCACCTGATGCCAAAGTGCCGCAGCAGTACCGGGGAATCGGCGTACGTATCGAAGATAACATCGTGATCACCGAAAGCGGCAACGAAAACCTGACGGCTGGCGTAACCAAAGACGCTGATGCCATCGAAGCGCTCATGGCGCAGCAGCATGATAAGCAACGCTAA
- the ubiH gene encoding 2-octaprenyl-6-methoxyphenyl hydroxylase, translating into MAVMIVGGGMAGATLALAISRLSQGAIPVVLIEAHSPLDKEHPGFDARALALSDGTRQQLAALGIWQALSGNATAITDIHVSERGHASVVNLKASDYHVQALGHVVELHDVGQRLFSLLQQAPGVRLHCPAKVVAVTRTQYNATLTLDNGTELTGQLLVAADGSRSMLSQSCGIQWQQHDYDQIATIANVTTAEPHRGRAFERFTPHGPLALLPMSNGRSSLVWCHDKHRQHEVDDWSEANFRQQLQQAFGWRLGQFTHIGERHSYPLRLLTASQHISHRLALVGNAAQTLHPIAGQGFNLGIRDVMSLAETVVDAAKKQQDIGQYSVLSRYQQRREPDQHATVAITDGLVRLFANRYAALTVSRNLGLIAMNNLPLMRDAFARRTLGWVER; encoded by the coding sequence ATGGCGGTCATGATTGTCGGTGGCGGGATGGCAGGCGCAACGCTGGCGCTGGCGATATCGCGGCTTTCGCAGGGCGCAATCCCGGTCGTTCTTATCGAGGCGCACTCGCCACTCGACAAGGAACATCCGGGTTTTGACGCGCGCGCCCTCGCGCTGTCTGACGGCACTCGCCAGCAGCTCGCGGCGTTGGGCATCTGGCAAGCGCTGTCGGGTAACGCAACGGCGATAACCGATATTCATGTCAGCGAACGCGGCCACGCCAGCGTGGTAAATCTGAAGGCCTCGGACTATCACGTTCAGGCATTAGGCCATGTGGTTGAGCTGCACGACGTCGGGCAACGCCTGTTTTCCCTGCTGCAACAGGCACCGGGCGTGCGTCTGCATTGCCCGGCCAAAGTCGTTGCCGTCACGCGGACGCAGTATAATGCGACGCTAACGCTGGACAACGGCACCGAGCTAACGGGCCAACTGCTGGTCGCCGCCGATGGCTCACGTTCCATGCTGTCGCAGTCCTGCGGCATTCAATGGCAGCAGCATGATTATGATCAGATTGCGACGATCGCCAATGTGACAACCGCAGAACCTCATCGCGGACGCGCGTTCGAGCGGTTTACTCCACACGGCCCGCTCGCGCTCTTGCCGATGAGTAACGGTCGCAGTTCGCTCGTCTGGTGCCATGATAAACACCGTCAACATGAGGTCGATGACTGGAGCGAGGCCAACTTTCGCCAGCAGCTACAACAGGCTTTTGGCTGGCGTCTGGGGCAGTTCACCCACATCGGCGAACGCCACAGCTACCCGCTGCGCTTACTCACAGCCAGCCAGCATATTAGCCATCGGCTGGCGCTGGTGGGTAACGCCGCGCAAACGTTGCACCCGATTGCCGGACAGGGCTTTAATTTGGGGATTCGCGATGTCATGTCGCTGGCAGAAACGGTCGTCGATGCAGCGAAAAAACAGCAGGATATCGGCCAATACAGCGTGCTCAGCCGCTACCAACAGCGGCGCGAGCCCGACCAACACGCCACGGTGGCGATCACCGATGGACTGGTCAGGCTATTCGCCAACCGCTATGCCGCACTGACCGTCAGCCGCAATCTGGGACTGATCGCCATGAATAACCTACCGCTGATGCGCGACGCCTTTGCTCGTCGCACGCTGGGCTGGGTAGAACGTTAA